In the genome of Leptospira dzoumogneensis, one region contains:
- a CDS encoding peptidylprolyl isomerase yields the protein MATAKFTTNRGTFSVLLEDEKAPITAGNFIQLAQKGFYNGLIFHRIIANFMIQGGCPQGTGTGGPGYKIQDEFHPELKNKKYTISMANAGPNTGGSQFFINVRDNLYLDNRHAVFGHVSEGEDIVQAISETPTAPGDRPVQPVVIETIEII from the coding sequence ATGGCAACTGCTAAGTTTACCACCAACCGAGGGACCTTCTCTGTTTTATTAGAAGATGAGAAGGCTCCGATCACTGCCGGGAATTTTATCCAATTGGCTCAAAAAGGCTTTTATAATGGCCTGATCTTTCACAGAATTATTGCAAATTTTATGATACAAGGCGGTTGCCCTCAAGGAACCGGAACTGGTGGACCGGGGTATAAAATCCAAGACGAGTTCCATCCAGAATTGAAAAACAAAAAGTATACTATCTCTATGGCGAATGCTGGACCGAATACAGGCGGTTCTCAGTTTTTCATCAATGTAAGAGACAACCTGTATCTGGACAATCGCCATGCAGTTTTCGGTCATGTGAGTGAAGGAGAAGACATAGTCCAAGCTATTTCCGAAACTCCCACTGCTCCAGGGGACCGTCCTGTTCAGCCGGTGGTGATTGAGACAATAGAGATCATCTAA
- a CDS encoding response regulator, producing MNTSSKQYFDILLVEDNPADVRLTIEALNDLKSEKRLFVAKDGEEAIDFVKGEGEFVGARRPDLILLDLNLPKKNGLEVLEELKSDPEYKRIPVVVLTTSGSERDIIATFNLHANSYIQKPVEYENFLEAMDTLRIYWFKTSRLPPK from the coding sequence ATGAATACTTCTTCTAAACAATATTTTGATATTCTTTTGGTAGAGGATAATCCTGCGGATGTTCGGCTCACCATAGAAGCTCTGAACGATCTCAAATCCGAAAAAAGATTATTCGTAGCTAAAGACGGAGAAGAAGCGATCGACTTCGTAAAAGGAGAAGGGGAATTCGTAGGAGCAAGACGACCGGATCTGATACTATTGGACCTGAACCTTCCTAAAAAGAACGGATTAGAAGTTTTAGAGGAGCTTAAATCGGATCCGGAATATAAAAGGATACCCGTTGTGGTATTGACCACTTCCGGATCGGAAAGGGATATTATAGCCACTTTCAATTTACACGCGAACTCATACATACAGAAACCGGTGGAATATGAAAATTTTTTGGAAGCAATGGATACATTACGTATCTATTGGTTCAAAACTTCGAGGTTGCCTCCAAAATGA
- a CDS encoding adenylate/guanylate cyclase domain-containing protein: MPSSTKYIPFGPNGAVAFWARANDKVQNQDELRAWADLGIKTVVCVFSEKGSSLITDLEEVLHAGEWKLFALEIPPGPETNESVFYSAWKLISAAAKSNILFLIPEELEERWEVILSKMVISSYPHIASGELGAWFPSLLGEAEATFLGEFKTYASRKKAPKEIPDSTRGEFSLFLKELPLAVSGIELGVFKNGHKDSNGKKKVPKFQEAENFRNLESKPVISFDTVFSGDKQEPETPEPAAEVPKTPAVSEKKNIPKKESAPAPSADMGDLATTAKFPLQLKLMAVISLLLTVTVSTVILYASSEFKKNYEVRVLETNFSLVNILGIKVKSDLKDIRDKGKTLTEKLLDPKGPGAYADLFFRNEPDFLLAGIYSAEGDKLKKRTVLYNDSYLEGISSNREELDAAVFQKESSFLKTIQSGGRIDNLTPNFKEPTFSISVYDSQSKSVLLYIIRAERLLSVFQKQDINVPFLINGDGDLIAHHDLQLLASQTNWADLPIFETMLSSVREDSQQTRYEDSTKTRYYGSYQKLGFGGAGVIVSVPEEKVFEMVYRIQTKNLLIMAIALCIALIIVFFLARTITIPVLKLLTATVEIAKGNFRIGIKSSTRDEIGVLTDYFVSMGKGLEEREKVKDALGRFVNKEIAEMVLNKELTLGGERKMCAIFFSDIRSFTAISEKLQPEEVVEFLNEYMTEMVRCVNDTHGIVDKFIGDAIMATWGAVRTSEQDAENAVNGALLMRAALIKFNEGRGGDKKPIIRIGCGLNFGPVIAGQIGSEERLEYTVIGDAVNLASRVEALNKPFGTDILITQDLLDHVKDIFAVEKMQSIKVKGKEEPQTIYAVLGRKDDMDRPRDLNDLRKKLGIEYESKKKTKTGDEEEELKYEILE, encoded by the coding sequence ATGCCATCATCTACAAAATACATTCCGTTCGGACCAAATGGTGCGGTCGCCTTCTGGGCCAGAGCAAATGATAAGGTCCAAAACCAGGACGAGTTAAGAGCCTGGGCAGATCTAGGGATCAAAACTGTAGTTTGTGTATTCTCGGAAAAAGGTTCTTCATTAATCACAGACTTGGAAGAAGTTCTGCATGCGGGAGAATGGAAACTATTCGCATTAGAAATTCCTCCCGGACCGGAAACAAACGAGTCAGTCTTCTACTCCGCTTGGAAATTAATTTCCGCAGCTGCAAAATCCAATATATTATTTTTAATCCCGGAAGAATTGGAAGAAAGATGGGAAGTGATACTTTCCAAAATGGTAATATCTTCCTATCCTCATATCGCCTCAGGCGAGTTAGGCGCTTGGTTCCCTAGTCTACTGGGAGAAGCGGAGGCGACATTTTTAGGAGAATTTAAAACCTATGCTTCCCGCAAAAAAGCTCCTAAAGAAATTCCGGACTCTACAAGAGGTGAATTTTCTCTTTTTCTAAAGGAACTTCCTTTGGCGGTTTCCGGAATCGAACTCGGAGTTTTCAAAAACGGTCATAAAGACTCCAACGGAAAGAAGAAGGTCCCGAAATTCCAAGAGGCGGAGAATTTCCGCAACTTGGAAAGTAAGCCTGTAATCTCTTTTGATACTGTATTCTCTGGAGATAAGCAGGAACCGGAAACTCCGGAACCTGCGGCAGAAGTTCCAAAAACTCCGGCAGTATCGGAAAAGAAGAATATTCCAAAAAAGGAATCCGCTCCTGCTCCTTCCGCGGATATGGGAGATTTGGCGACGACCGCAAAATTCCCTCTTCAGCTGAAACTAATGGCAGTGATCTCTTTATTGCTCACTGTCACAGTTTCCACAGTCATTTTATACGCATCCAGCGAGTTCAAAAAGAACTACGAAGTAAGAGTATTAGAGACTAACTTTTCTTTGGTGAATATTTTAGGGATCAAGGTAAAATCGGATCTAAAAGATATTCGTGATAAGGGTAAAACTCTTACGGAAAAACTTTTGGATCCTAAAGGTCCGGGAGCTTACGCGGATCTATTCTTCAGGAACGAACCTGATTTTCTTTTAGCGGGAATTTATTCCGCGGAAGGAGACAAACTTAAAAAAAGAACCGTTCTCTACAACGACTCTTACTTGGAAGGGATCTCTTCCAATAGAGAAGAATTGGATGCGGCAGTTTTTCAAAAGGAATCTTCTTTTTTAAAAACGATCCAATCAGGCGGAAGAATAGATAACCTAACGCCTAATTTTAAAGAACCTACTTTTTCCATTTCTGTATATGATTCTCAGAGTAAGTCCGTTCTACTTTATATCATCCGAGCAGAAAGGCTTCTCTCCGTATTCCAAAAACAAGATATTAACGTTCCGTTCCTGATCAATGGTGATGGAGATCTGATCGCACACCATGATCTTCAACTTCTTGCATCCCAAACAAATTGGGCGGACCTGCCTATTTTTGAAACGATGCTTTCTTCCGTAAGAGAGGACAGCCAACAGACAAGATACGAAGATTCTACTAAGACCAGATATTATGGTTCTTACCAAAAATTAGGTTTTGGCGGAGCAGGAGTAATCGTTTCCGTTCCGGAAGAAAAAGTTTTCGAGATGGTCTATAGGATCCAGACCAAAAACCTTCTTATCATGGCGATCGCACTTTGTATCGCGCTCATCATCGTATTCTTCTTAGCAAGAACCATTACCATTCCGGTATTAAAACTTTTGACCGCAACAGTGGAGATCGCGAAAGGAAATTTCAGGATAGGTATCAAGTCTTCCACAAGAGACGAGATCGGCGTTTTGACCGATTATTTCGTGAGCATGGGAAAAGGTCTGGAAGAAAGAGAGAAGGTAAAAGACGCACTCGGCCGTTTCGTAAACAAAGAGATCGCCGAAATGGTATTGAACAAGGAATTAACCCTTGGCGGGGAAAGAAAGATGTGTGCCATCTTCTTCTCGGATATTCGTTCCTTCACAGCTATATCGGAAAAACTGCAGCCGGAAGAAGTGGTTGAATTCTTGAACGAGTACATGACGGAGATGGTCCGATGTGTGAACGATACTCACGGTATCGTGGATAAATTTATCGGGGACGCGATCATGGCAACCTGGGGAGCGGTCCGCACTTCCGAACAAGACGCAGAAAATGCTGTGAACGGTGCACTTTTAATGAGAGCCGCTCTTATTAAATTTAACGAAGGAAGAGGCGGAGATAAAAAGCCGATCATCCGTATCGGTTGTGGTCTCAATTTTGGACCTGTGATCGCGGGTCAGATCGGTTCGGAAGAAAGATTGGAATATACTGTGATCGGTGACGCAGTGAACCTAGCCTCTCGTGTGGAAGCTTTGAACAAACCTTTCGGCACTGACATTTTGATCACACAAGATCTTCTGGATCATGTAAAAGATATTTTTGCGGTCGAAAAAATGCAATCTATCAAGGTAAAGGGAAAAGAAGAACCCCAAACCATTTACGCGGTCCTGGGAAGAAAAGACGATATGGACCGTCCGAGGGATCTGAATGATCTGAGAAAAAAACTCGGAATAGAATACGAATCTAAGAAAAAAACAAAAACAGGAGATGAAGAAGAGGAATTAAAGTATGAAATACTTGAATGA
- a CDS encoding PAS domain-containing sensor histidine kinase, producing the protein MGSPSTILSDPSPGNPKSLLDYILSNSPIVLFSADEAGLINFASGKALDMLGLDSSAFTGTNFIQHEWNAEIREEDGTIRRLEQTDALKLVLSGKEISAETIFLGRHFSVRISPAIGEDGKIRGIVGVSLDITDRRIAEDILEKRTIDFETLIGVLPVVVFSISPEGRIILADGKGLERLRINPKEVVGKTIFERAVNRPEVLEAFSKALQGEESIYHTDQNDLLLETRMYPRIGKNGRIQEILGIVYDISDRKEYENRIRKNEEKYRNLFQNNPQIMFVFERTSLKILAVNQTAIQTYGYSEKEFLESSVEMLRLPEERELMIEKIKYLKPGQNFFQEMKHLKKDGSIVYLDIVSSPIQFQETEAVLVSAMDVSERVKMTRENRFNMEVISQVNDSIIALDGDMKITYYNSYAAKMYEVEEGEFLGKHYTSLFQEDWISEENYRSAMDDWENLGASKRELIHTLRSGRKITIESNFKKINAEGYLVPGLIMVNRDISEKIESRRSLEEALQGLAKTNKELEQFAYIASHDLQEPLRTIASYLQLLERKFSEEIKPEMREFIHVSVEAAKRQQGLIESLLSYSRVGSDSVKKSKGDPNVILDEVKKDLSSVIQETGANLVLEGPFPEVYADQDQIRRLFSNLISNGIKFRSPSRAPEIRIKVKHIPGANVFSVSDNGIGMDPKYFDRIFIIFQKLHTRSEYPGTGIGLSICKKIVENHGGKIWVQSFLGKGSEFFFTLPEVLS; encoded by the coding sequence ATGGGTTCTCCTTCTACTATTCTTTCAGATCCAAGCCCCGGAAATCCTAAGTCCTTACTAGATTATATACTCTCTAATTCCCCCATCGTATTATTTTCCGCTGACGAGGCCGGACTCATAAATTTTGCCTCGGGCAAAGCGTTAGACATGCTTGGCCTGGATTCAAGCGCATTCACAGGGACTAATTTTATACAACATGAATGGAATGCGGAAATAAGAGAAGAAGACGGGACCATACGTCGTCTGGAACAAACGGATGCGTTAAAACTTGTACTTTCCGGAAAAGAGATCAGTGCTGAGACGATATTTTTAGGAAGGCATTTTTCGGTAAGGATATCTCCCGCAATCGGAGAAGACGGTAAGATCAGAGGGATAGTGGGGGTTTCACTCGATATTACGGATCGCAGGATCGCGGAAGATATATTAGAAAAACGTACTATTGATTTTGAGACCCTGATAGGTGTATTACCCGTGGTCGTATTCTCCATTTCTCCGGAGGGAAGGATTATACTCGCAGACGGGAAAGGATTGGAAAGATTAAGGATCAATCCTAAGGAAGTGGTGGGTAAAACCATTTTTGAAAGAGCAGTAAATCGACCCGAAGTTTTAGAAGCGTTCTCCAAAGCACTTCAGGGAGAAGAGAGTATCTATCATACGGATCAAAACGATCTTCTCTTGGAAACAAGAATGTATCCTAGGATCGGTAAGAACGGCCGTATACAGGAAATATTAGGGATTGTTTATGATATTTCGGATCGCAAAGAATACGAGAATCGGATCCGTAAAAATGAGGAGAAGTATCGGAATTTATTCCAAAATAATCCTCAAATCATGTTCGTTTTTGAAAGAACTTCTCTTAAGATCTTGGCGGTAAACCAAACCGCGATCCAAACATACGGATATTCCGAAAAAGAATTTTTAGAAAGTTCAGTGGAGATGCTTAGGCTTCCCGAAGAAAGAGAACTTATGATCGAAAAGATCAAGTATCTTAAACCCGGTCAGAATTTTTTCCAGGAAATGAAACATCTGAAAAAAGACGGAAGTATCGTATATTTGGATATAGTTTCTTCTCCCATACAATTCCAGGAGACCGAGGCGGTCCTTGTTTCCGCGATGGATGTTTCAGAGCGGGTCAAGATGACTCGAGAGAATCGTTTTAATATGGAAGTCATCTCTCAAGTGAATGATTCAATTATCGCATTAGACGGCGATATGAAGATCACTTATTATAACAGTTATGCCGCAAAAATGTATGAGGTAGAAGAGGGAGAATTTTTAGGAAAACATTATACTTCTCTTTTCCAAGAGGATTGGATCTCCGAGGAAAATTATAGATCCGCAATGGACGATTGGGAAAACTTGGGAGCCTCCAAAAGAGAACTGATACATACGTTAAGATCCGGCAGAAAGATCACGATCGAAAGTAATTTTAAAAAAATTAATGCGGAAGGTTATCTGGTCCCCGGCCTTATCATGGTCAATAGGGACATCTCCGAAAAAATAGAATCCAGAAGGTCCCTGGAAGAAGCTCTCCAGGGTCTTGCAAAAACGAATAAGGAACTGGAACAATTTGCATATATAGCATCCCACGACTTGCAGGAACCTCTTAGGACGATCGCAAGTTATCTTCAATTATTGGAGAGAAAATTTTCGGAAGAGATAAAGCCGGAGATGAGAGAGTTCATTCATGTATCCGTGGAAGCCGCAAAAAGGCAGCAGGGACTGATCGAAAGTCTTTTGAGTTATTCCAGAGTTGGTTCCGATTCTGTGAAAAAATCCAAGGGAGATCCGAATGTGATCCTGGACGAGGTCAAAAAAGACCTTTCTTCCGTAATACAGGAAACAGGTGCAAACTTGGTTTTAGAAGGTCCTTTTCCGGAAGTATATGCAGATCAGGACCAGATAAGACGTTTGTTCAGTAATCTGATCTCCAATGGGATCAAGTTCCGTTCCCCGAGCAGGGCCCCTGAAATCCGTATCAAGGTAAAACATATCCCCGGAGCCAATGTGTTCTCCGTTTCGGACAATGGGATAGGAATGGATCCTAAATACTTTGATCGTATTTTTATCATATTCCAAAAATTGCATACAAGGTCCGAATATCCCGGGACCGGGATAGGATTGTCCATCTGCAAAAAGATCGTGGAAAATCACGGGGGAAAAATTTGGGTCCAGTCTTTCCTAGGAAAAGGATCCGAGTTCTTTTTCACTCTGCCTGAGGTCTTATCATGA